The sequence CTTGGGGCAAGGACAGCGAGTTTTTGGTGTCTAGATGGCTAAAACTAGACATCATGGCAGATTGACTTGGAGGATTATTGTTGATGGCCATGGGGGAGGGTATGAGGCTGGAGATTTGGCCTTGTATGTTTGCAGGTTCCATGTTGGGCATTAGTCCTTGATtcactttgttattttcttcagcTAGGGCATCACAGAAAGCCCTGTGAGTGATGAAGCTATCCCTCCTGCATGCTCAAACAGCTAACTATCAAaccctaattaaaaaaactaaacatttttacatataaaaatgcTGTGagatagagatagagagagaccCTCTACCTCAATGGTAATGCAATTGAACCAGTCTTGTTAAACATTAATATGATGATCACGACAACTATATTTATGCTGAATAACTAAGCCTAATGAAAGCTTAATTAAAAGCATGATTGGGACTTTTGgataaaataatgatttcatAATTGCATATAGTCAAACAAAGACTTGAAGCAAAGCTAGGAGTGCTGTCGAGGCACAGATCTCCTATTAATCAACAAGCCactgtatttatatataaaataaagtggTCCCACATCATGACCAATCAATCAATTTGCCTAACCTACCATTAACCATTATCATCTTGCATGCATAGACAAGTACTGTACAAGTATCGTCTCTaaccaattcaatttttttggggaaattaattattaattaagtagAAATTAAGTAATATATCAGGTTGTATTAAGCTGGTGTCTTGAAATTTCGAGAGATAAagatatgaatataaaataaatatttttaaaacagttttaaaatgaatttcagAACTGttctttctgtttctgttttcatttttttttcttgaaatgataATTAATAATCGCTATCTTAGTGATCAATGCAAAGTACAAACCTGGAGAAGATGGTTCCACAATCACATTTGTATTCCTTAGTCCCACAAGTCTTGACATGAGCTTTCCAATCCGACTGGACAGCATATTTCTTTGAGCATTTGTCACATTTCCATTTCTTTTCGCCATGTTTTCGATAAAAATGCTTCTTAATTCCTGTAAGATCTCCTAATGCTCGAGCCGGATTGTGATGAACACATGAAGGTTCTGGACAAATATAAACCCTTTTTCGAATTTCACCACTTGCTCTTTGCTTTAGCTTCCATGGTAGATTATGGCCCCGCCGATGCAATTGAAGATTCTGGTCCCTTTGGAACCCCTTGTTGCAAATCTCACATACAAATCGATTTGTAGCCATAAGAGTTTTTGGTGATAGAGCAATAACATCAGCACTAGGGTCTGCCACATATTTCATGTATAAAAAACTCTGATcagaatatatttatatatatatatttatatttttgtcaaatttcattaattatataaaagggtaatgataatttcaacaaactagCTATATGCTAAGCACAATTACTGCTGTATCATGTTTTTAATTAGCTTGTGATAGCAATAATAATCATACTAATAGGCACAAAACTTGTAGCTTGCTTGTTCTTGGCACACACACTCATATCTATATGATGGCGAGCCTGTatgttttttggtttgattgttGATCCATGGAGACTAAAGAATCATCAGTGCAGCAGAACCAAGAGAGAGATGGGGAGAGAAAGAGGGAGGAGactaaagatatatatatattccatgaAGGaatatatgttttccttttgcccgaaacagttaaaaaaacaaggcaGAATTAAAAAGGAGCTAGCAAGGCAAAGCAACAGTCCAATGCAATGATTGAGATCCTGGCCAGTAATTCAACCACTTACAAACcaataattctaatttttttgaaacccAAATAGCcatagaaaaagagaaaaaaaaaaaaaccatgaactATCAAAAAGAAGCTCATGGTCCATAAGCATacaaaaaaccaacaacaatTTAGAGCTCATCAGATCTTCAAGGCTGCTGCTATATATAGTAAATTAAAGTCCATATTACCTAACTAAAAAGGGGTTAAAAGTAAATCATAAAACagaacattatatatattttcttttaagaaatcaATAGATAGCTGAAGTGTATGTCTACATACCAGGATTTCCAggcatatttcttttcttcttgagtGGAGGTTGCTGCAGCTGTTGAGTAATAGTGGAGCCATTGCTGTTAGTAGCAGTAACAGTGCTTGAAGCTAAGGATTTTAAGTGAACTTCATCCCCACCACCTCCAGAAGAGAAGCTGCCAGTGCCATCACCTGTGGTGTTTGACATTGAAGGAAGGGAAAagaaatatgataaaaagaaagggaattaattttatttttttgaagatttaaaccttaattttgtctttctttctttctcttctactCACCAAActtccttgttttctttctctattgTAAGTTGCTTGTTTTTGGTAGAAGATGTGTTGTTTAGtgcttaaaaataaacaaaaacaaaagcatggAAGTTGGAGATTTGTTTGTAACTTAGAGGAAGACAAAAACCAGGAAACTCTCCTTCATTCCTggtaaaaaagaagagatagtGAACAGGCTTTGTTACAAGGAgagaacagaagaagaagaagaagcagatcTTCTTTGGAGGcatcttataaatatatattaattttcttctttttcttgccCCCAGCTTTCTTGAATATTAAGGTTATTGCCCTTTCTCAATATTTAAATCTTGAAAGATTCATTTtgtatagtatatatatattacggtCAAACACATccacacaattttttttttctttttgtaattgatgttaatttctttctttcttatcctTTGAATTCTTAAATTTCCTCCTTAAATATGTGAGTGAAtatccataaataaattaagctCTTATATAGTGGTGAATGAAAGAAATTGATACCCAAAtagatttaatttaatagttGTAAAGTAATTTACTTACTAATTTAGAAGTTGAAGACTTGAAgctatttaatcaaataattaacgTAATGTTTAATATagtataaaagtattttaaatttggttGGTAAGCAAACAtgctttttatattatcatccCGAATCTGAATCATGaaactaattataataaaatatatttttttaaaacgtaaTGGTTTGGATACAAATAATATgtttaaatctaataaaaaatataattttaatatataaaaaattaattttaaattattattttaccgTGAGTAAAACATTCATATAAAAGTTTAGTGTTCGTAAGATTTAATgatacataaattatttaataacattaagATATTTCTCGGATgcttaatatatgtatattccacagtattattttgaatttaaataaatttaaagaaaggtatattaatatattagtaaTTTGAATATGAATCATCGTTAGTGTAGATGTAGTAATTCTCATCAAATTCCGGGGTAGTTTTGGTATTTAACATTTGTGTGCCCCGCTAACGAATTTATTTTTGGACATCGTGACGGCCTCCGATTGAAATCTTGTCTCCTTGTGCTGATATTTCTACAAAAGTAATTTTATCCCAAGACTGCCCTCCCATGCATCCAAAACCACATAATTGCCACTACAGAAACAGCCGGCAAGAGCAGTGAAATCACCAAAATAGCCTCATCCGTCACGGGTGGCCAATTGGCACTGATCAAATCCTTCTCGAAAAGGACCCAACaatgattcaaaaaaaattctcccCATTCACGTGCATGGCTGTACCTGAACGATATTTCATGCAAAAACAAGGGGTAGATTGGTCCAAGAAAAAGTGTTTCTCAAAGCATGATGGGACGGTGAGATGTGCCTCTGTGGCTaagaaatttgattaattaaagagagtttttcatttcattaacaAATTCGGCCtgcaggagagagagagagagagagagagagagagattattaaaaaagtaaatggaTTTTGCTACAATTAATAACGCGTTTAgtgataatattttgaattagaaACCAGCCAGCTCCGTGATGTTGATTTGTGAGAGACAAGCGAGTTTGCTTTCAATGTGATGTGATGAAAGAAATTTCCATAAATATGttgtttgaaattaaatgattagCTTAAAACTCACTCCAAgaggttctattttttttacatgaaaccCACTcagaaaacacttttaaaatcacCTGAGATGTTAAGCCATCTAGATTTCTTAATTTGTAGATATTATCCTTGAGTTTAATCTTCAGATGAAATCGTGTAAACATACCTCATTGTTTATGTATGTAATGCTTGTTTATTGGTCCCCACGCCACATTGAGATGcggagttaaaaaaaattgaaacattatatttatattaaatttatctcaGTAAATTAATCTTAAACCTCTTGATATAACTTTTATctagtttgaatttaaaattaattttatatgaaaattgtCTTAATATGACTCAATTAACTTAGTTGATCCAAAACAACTTGACtggcatgtaaaaaaaatttaagaaaaataaaaaaaaaaattaatagaaaaaacctCTCAATCTAATTCATTGTCTAACACAGGTTTAAAGTTAAATCGTGTAAAGTTGATCAACTTGATCtagttaaattgattgatttaaacACAATCTTGaatgattgttaaaaaaataaaaaatctaaggatgaagttgaaaaaaaataaaattaaaagaaaaaagggagatttttttttaaagaggagTTTCATTGTTCTAATTAACAATGTCTTCATCTCTTTTGTTTCGAAGAAAGTAATAGATGTtactttgataatatttttagacataaaaataagaatcttCACTTTGAatcttatcttaaaaaaaaaaaaaacttaaaaataaattacatccATATTCACATCTTAAAGAACTATCTTACCCAAAAAACTTAAGatcccaaaatataatttatattattctctaacacaatTCTTTAAGTGAAAAATTCTTGAGCTTGAACTTGTAATACCCACACtatcttatattaatttttataaaataaaatgagaatgatatgatatttttgaatttatgattACTTGGTCAATAAAGCAAtcttgatatcatgttaaaaaaagtcttttattcataaatttaaGCTATCATGTAAGGtctaaaataagatttaaattatacagacatattaatataaaagagGAGTGAAATAGTTTTGGGATGTCTCCAAAAATTATAACTAATACTCCATGAGTCTTGAGCTTTAATTTATACGAAAAGGAAGCCTCACATGGAAGGAATATATAATGAAGATGATTTTCCATGGAGATTACCCATCCTTTCAGTATTCAACCTTTGTTTAGTCACCATCGATCGTTGGGTTGAACCTTGCTGGCAGTGATGCATATAAGCAGAACTGAAACTTGCTAGCCAATCACAGCTGCCTTGCCCGCTGGACTCTTCAATGGCTCCCTTTTTGTACACCTTTTGGCAGAAGGAAGTAACTATTTTTAACCCTCTTTATCTCTGTGTTTTTACTTTTGACGAGTATTGTACGTAGCCAAAGCAATGTGCATGGTGATGGGACTTTTGCATGGCTGACTATTTGGTATTCTAAACATGTGAAGTCTTGTTGGTATCTGCCTTTTTCTAATTCCCATCAAtgtggagtaaaaaaaaagatttgtgtGGCAATATGAAAATATTCATATGGTAATACAttttaatgaaaagttattAAAACTAATCCGATTAGATTTTGAGTCTTAAATTAAGCGTTGATCATGTTAATTCAAACcagattaaaacaatattattttaaattttataaattaatatatcaggTTAATTCACACcaattaaaacaacataaaatcttCTATTTAAGAGGGACAAAGCAATTAGTGTcgcaatataaaaatattcatatgataataaattttaactaaaagttattaaaatcaattagcTAGTTAGATTTCGAGTCTCAAATTGAACGTTTATTATGCTaattcatgttaattaaaatgatattattttaaattttataaatggaTATATTAGATTAACCAtgtcaaatcaagttaattttttttttttaagcttatcCAATATCAGATTTGATGACTATGATCTTTACGAGCAACTAGCACTCTAGCAGTAAAGAGAAGAGTTTTGTTATAGGCAGTTGAGAAAAGGGCAAAAAGAACTCCAAAAAGAGGATGTATTACGGATTATTGATATGTACTGGGCAATTGAGAAGgagataataaatattaatgaagCCTAGATCAGAGCTTCATTTAATTAATCGAGTAGGTGAGTTTTGAAGGCATATTTTGATAACAACAAAGTAACATTACATGCATGAACGTGCAACATCAGGAATTAAGCTGAAAGATCCAAGGCCAAAACGATATAATTAGTGtgtttgatttcaatttaatatttctttattcaAGTAGGATTACTATAATTaaccatttttaaaatatatggtaGGATCAGTCTTACACAAGCAGCTAGCTAGTTTCCTCAATCTCattttggacaaaaaaaaacatatgttttcAGCTTTTGGATGTAGCTGTCCTTTTTGTTCTTGTAGGTAAcactcatttgtttttttttttattattattaatatatttggaTTCATCATTCAGAAATCATAACCAGCATCTTGTGGTTCCATTGGTTTTTACCAGCATATAAATTTATTGCTGGGTGTGATTTAAGCTTCCTAACATCATTAATATTCAACATTTTTCTCAACTTCAAAGTCGTGTTTTGGTGGTTAGTGTTTCAgaatagaaaatacaaatatataagaataaaaacataCTTAGTTAAAGATACGGAGAAGAAACATAAAagtaattttgtataattttaaaatgaattcatATTCTTTTACAACATGAAGGAAATAGACTCCATtgtctcctctcttttttcccttccTCTAATGCATTAACTAAATCctacttaaaatattttttaatggtcaaatagttttttttaaaataaatttcttgaatagtACACTATATaatatgcatttttaaaattgtgcatattttttttaaaaaaacatatatattttaaaacaaaattgatctAACATTACCAAAAAATCGATAAATACAAACGAAAAtactaatgaaatatttttattggtaacTTGTCGAAGgattttaccgatggaaatattttctttgtatttactGAGAGAATTgcagtggaaaaaaaataattaaaacaaagcaaaaaaaaatgatgacgtgccatttttaccaatgaaattaccaacagaatttactaacaaaattaccaatgaaataaatttcgtcggtaatttcgTCAATAAAATCGTTGGTAAACTGTTAACACTATTCATCATGctaattacaaagggaatcatAGACGGAACATTCCGTTGGTATTTTACAAAGAGTTCTAGAACTATTcactttccaattgcactgttaattactGTTCTTTATAGATAAAATCACTgacggattgaaaagtcatcggtgttatttggtggttttcttaaaaattaaaataaattaaatattacaaacggaatcaccaacggattgaaaagtcatcGGTGATATTTGGCACGcggtttctgaaattttttgattaaattcaaaatttaaattaaatattacagacgaaaTCACCAacgaaatgattaaaaatattaatatttaattatccatcTGTAAAATCGTTGGTAAAacgccccaataaaaaacctagAATCCCTAATTTCACAACAAACCcgtctcctttcttcttcttcttctttttcttctcctctccttaactccttctcttttctcctcaactccttctcttctcctccatactcaggtatgtcttcttctcctttcttattttttcttctcatttttttttaattaatatactttacgaatttttttcttcttaagttcacttgcaactacattaaggtaaaaaaaaaaatcttattttttgtgtttttttcattatatttgttattttattttatttttaattatttttgttcttaataattgtatgaatgttgttgtaggatttggttttttcatatgagatcaatttttagttgatttatttataggatttttaattttttttcatatgaattttttttgttgaatttattttttcatgttatttatttgttgcaaatttttttgagttgattttattcttctttttttccaagcattttgagtattatagagtgttgattaatattaatttaattattttatagttttgtaaaaaattatttttaaataattaccgatggaattacatATAGTTTATTTCCGAgagaattaccgatggaatgaaaaattttttttgcttgctttGTCTGtcagtaaatccatcggtaataataattttttattaacaaccaacaaaaaattatcGACGAAAGATTTACCGTTGGAGactttccgtcggtgatttttttACCAACGAAATGAAAGTgcaaataccgacggaaaattctgtcggtaaatctAAAGATTGTGGtagtgtaataatattttttttattaccgaaaccgaataaaaagaaatatttttcttagttcGAGTTTGGTTATAAATATGTAGTAGAACATTCATTATATTTGTTGTCGGTTTTTTCGATGGTTGATTTCTACTATGCAATACAGGGCACTAAGAAATCTCTTGATGTAAATCTTTTATTTGCCAATATAATTAAGAAGAGGTTTCGTAActtcaaaacacaatttcaacaACCACTTGCTCAAAAGCATTTACCTtccacatttaaaaataaatccatttaaaaaaaaaaactaggatcatgatttgttgccaaaaactttggttaaattaaaattgaaagatcTTAAACTCCATTAGgtggattttggagttaattagTTGCCATTATATCTTGTGATACATCAAaagatcaaatcaaaacaaaaaaaatatttataaatgatCTTATGTTAATATATAGTCGTCATGCATCAATTATACTATATCTTTatacatgatttttattataatgtgaTATGTCTACCTAGTCTAGATCATTAGTtgacaaatttattaattttcattacttaattagtatatatatatgtatatgtctcaccattaattaatttaatatttatcttgCATCCAATATACACccacttttttctttattttgctgGTCAAGATATTGAAGCAAAAGCTTGATTCTTAAGTAGTTTAGAATTaagcaaaaaacaaaggatgaaattaaaccACTTTGATTAGAAGAAGAGTAGTGGGTGTTAGTTTGAGATTATGATAGCTTCTggttttaaatatgttttaaaattgtgttttatttatataaaaaataaatttatatttttttaattattttaatgtaataatgtaaaaaatatatatattttttgtattttaatatatttttaagtaaaaatttatTACTTTCGTAACAATAAAACTTCAgttcaattatattttcttcaaatattAGTTGCATGGCACTCACCAACTAAACATGAAAGCTACCTTCCACTTGCATTGattctcacacacacacacacacatatatgtttCAAACTATAGGTTAAAGAAGAGAATCAAGCGGGAAACAACAAGGAGACAGAACCTGGAATGATCAAACAGGGGGCTAACATCCAAAAATTAATATGGTCACAATTATATACAGTACTTCTACAGTGATCAATGgccttaattatttgataatttttttaatttaatgtttattttactATATAATGTGTTTGAATCATGCATGACAAAGAATTGCATGGATAACATCGATGATTGATAACGATGTGTATGAATTGATCAAATTCTTATGTAAAATAGAGGAAGTTACACGTCTTCGTTTTTCTCCAttgatgttataaataataatcaattgaGGCCGGCCAATTGCTTTCTTACAAGAACAAAATGGTTGTCTTAACATTAATATTGCCCTTTTCCAGAATTAACCATGCAGTAAAACTGAGGATAACATTGATTTCGTAAttgcatttaattttcttatgttgtaatcataattttaaaagtattttattattcaatgcatggtattattaaaaaataatataaattatatcttatgacttcacctaacaatttaagttattatgttGAGATGATtcatttaacatgatatcatagCTTTGATGATAAAGTgattatgagtttgaatctcatcatttttatttatttaataaaaaaatcaagtacaaGGTAATGTGAGCTTGTACAAATTTCAAATCCCAAGGGTTTTCATTTGAGCTAAGGTGTTTTAAAGAatgatataaatcatattttaaaacttcacctaacagtttaaattattgggttgagatgattcattgacatgtattatgtataattttatataaattttactgtattttttttaaaaaaattactaataaaaaaagctataatttacggggtttttttttatatatataaaaatctacATCTTAAAAACTATAGCAACACAAAACACACACTTCAGTCACGAGTTAATTTGCATAATATCCAAGGACATGACAAAGAAGATCAACCTTGATTACTTGAGTAAAAGTTCCATCATTTTTAACCCCTAAAAGAAAAAGATGCATCCATCATTAGACATAAAGAAGCTTTGCGTAATGGATTAATCATGACTGTTAGTGGGATCATTTATTAAACCTGTAAAAAACCACacacactaaaaatatatagataaatatcctttttcttcttcaatttgaaCACGAACACACACACAAATGTGGAACACTAATCTTGATTAATGATCTTTCATGAAATCATTGAAGCATGCAATGTATCAGGGCACATGGACTGATGAACATGAAACAGAAATGGCGACACCTATTTCAACAAGAAAGTACGATTTTTTCTCCTATAATCATAACCAAGTTGAACGTTTACTTTTTTCATCAGGGGAATCTCCCGCTCGGTTGATGTTACaagattgaaaaaacatgtaaagGCACATTTTTTGAGATGAAAATAACATAGATATATAATAAATCTTTTGtttattacacacacacacgagaATGAGCTAGTTAAAAtggttcatttttcatattaattagcaatttctcaatttttttttttaatatcactaGAAGGAAAGCCATCGGCCCTTCATGATTGTAGAAACATGAATGATTGAAGTGACTGCtcaaatttcattaaattatccACGTAGGCACGTACGAAGCTTGACATAAATTACATATTTTCCCTTATTCTATTTTAACCTATGGTTATGACTTCTCAAAACCAAAATGGACTTGGTAATAAAAAGGATTAACTATCAACTTCATAAGAAGTTTAGTGAACTTTCACTTTACCTTGAGCTTTTGGGTTAGACTATTGTTTTCAAGTTGATAGTGAAAAAGCTACTTTTAAGCAAAACCCTAGATTCTATCGTCTAGAGATGGGCACcactttcaaaaatacaaatgttttcaaaaaataatgctAGCAAAAGCTAATATGCTTTTAAAGAATCCATCATAACAATATCAACTCCCACAAGTTTGggtctatttaaaaaaacatcatactacatgttttatcttaattataattttaaaaaaatttagctaataaatatattataattttgtacAAATCTCACTAAAAAACTTTATTGGaatcttggtgtttttttttttttaaaaaaataaactattttttcttcaaactaTAACTATAAAAACTACCATAATATCAAGtaaacacttaaaaatatatatgcaagcATGTCCAtcctgttaaataatatttatgtatttacttattaaaagtaaaatagtattttcagtttaacctatatatatattttttatatttaggttaACACTAAACAATCATAACAAACAGATTATTAAGAATTTCAcccttctttttatatttgattttaattgtttcaaCACATCCAACTCACTTTGTACACTTTTtgtcttgttgatttttttttttttttggattcgaggaaaccccacTTTCCAGAAAGGGTATTTTGTGGGTCCAGGTAAGTGATTAAAACCATGGTTGTCCCAGACTTTTATAAGAGgtgcacgccctgactcgaattcgagacctgctgtgcagatctcaaaCTATTTACCACCACGCTACAAACTTGTTGATTACCTTCTCTATGTTCACATGAAAATCCCTTAAAAAAGGAGGATTAATTAAGAAATGGAATGGAGCGTGCGTGAAGCAAGCATATAAAGAAGTATATATTTGTCACATTGCTCACTCAGCTAGGCGATATATCAACCTTGTTACTCGCAAGAATTACCCTTGATGGAAGTTGCTTCGTGGAGGCCATGAAAGCAAGTGATCTAGCAGGCACTAGTTGGAGAAAAAGGGAAAGTTGAAGACCTTTTCAGTCCTTTATAACTCACTGAAATTTCGTCGAAATGTTGAAATCTTGACACCATGGGAAAAGCTAGCTAGATGTGCTCTAGATTTTGATATGAATTGACAATGACAAAGGAAACttcaaatatcaataaaaattcaaacccaTGAGATAGGTTTTATAATCATTTTCCTAACAAGAGAAAATTGTTTTTGCTAATTATCCAACACTGTGGGGGCCAAAATAATGCCTTTCGGTTCAAATTAAAGAAGGCATGTTCGTGCCCCCATTGGAGCACTCAAAGTCAAGATAAAAACAGCTCCTTGCATTCTCATTTTTGCTTCAAGATATACACATTTT is a genomic window of Populus alba chromosome 5, ASM523922v2, whole genome shotgun sequence containing:
- the LOC118047636 gene encoding zinc finger protein GAI-ASSOCIATED FACTOR 1, translated to MSNTTGDGTGSFSSGGGGDEVHLKSLASSTVTATNSNGSTITQQLQQPPLKKKRNMPGNPDPSADVIALSPKTLMATNRFVCEICNKGFQRDQNLQLHRRGHNLPWKLKQRASGEIRKRVYICPEPSCVHHNPARALGDLTGIKKHFYRKHGEKKWKCDKCSKKYAVQSDWKAHVKTCGTKEYKCDCGTIFSRRDSFITHRAFCDALAEENNKVNQGLMPNMEPANIQGQISSLIPSPMAINNNPPSQSAMMSSFSHLDTKNSLSLPQALLPMPPKPSSGSMFSSSTASLFGGSRSMPFNSSSALQLNANSSAIFEGNGHHNLAGSASMSATALLQKAAQMGATASSNNVSSPVMQKSFATSMAPPTFGSMHAQNDQSHVIGGDDGYANQFFNSNGGVGNSVLNDMGMFSAVLDQNNALFKTMEHASSNNENAFQGANSSPGLSSPTSGANPGGLSRFSGDMMTVDFLGIGGSRQRNLQEHHNHQEMEFTRGISHPRMQGLNHFEQQQAAALEKPLWDV